The proteins below are encoded in one region of Halodesulfovibrio sp. MK-HDV:
- a CDS encoding ABC transporter ATP-binding protein, whose amino-acid sequence MPPLLTVQGLTTVFDTTTHGKLTAVDNVSFSINVGQSLSIVGESGCGKSVTSLSIMRLIPSPPGEITSGKVLFDGQDLLALSEKDMRRIRGNSISMIFQEPMTSLNPVFKIGEQIAEVVRLHEGLGKKAALNRAIELLHQVGIPSPAQRAKEFPHQLSGGMRQRVVIAMALACSPQLIIADEPTTALDVTIQGQILDLMHKLADDTGTALLLITHDLGLVAENADDVVVMYSGRVVEQASTVELFNKPLHPYTQGLIRSIPTIPQKGTPIHRGMLETIPGVVAPLYAQPTGCRFNERCKHTFDKCRKQEPPLLKPEGKREVRCWLYE is encoded by the coding sequence ATGCCCCCGTTGCTTACTGTTCAAGGTTTAACAACTGTTTTTGACACAACAACACATGGCAAACTTACCGCTGTAGACAACGTAAGCTTCTCTATCAATGTTGGACAGTCATTAAGTATCGTTGGAGAATCAGGTTGTGGTAAAAGTGTCACGTCGCTTTCCATCATGCGCCTTATCCCGTCACCTCCGGGAGAAATAACAAGCGGAAAAGTACTCTTTGACGGACAGGACTTGCTCGCCCTTTCAGAAAAAGACATGCGACGCATTCGCGGTAATTCCATCTCCATGATCTTTCAGGAACCGATGACTTCGTTGAATCCTGTTTTCAAAATCGGAGAACAAATCGCAGAAGTTGTACGCCTGCATGAAGGACTCGGAAAGAAAGCCGCTTTGAACCGTGCAATCGAACTTCTTCACCAAGTGGGCATCCCATCTCCTGCCCAACGAGCAAAAGAATTTCCACATCAGCTCAGCGGCGGAATGCGCCAACGAGTAGTTATCGCCATGGCTCTGGCCTGTTCGCCTCAGCTAATTATCGCAGATGAACCTACAACGGCTCTCGATGTCACCATTCAGGGACAAATTTTAGATCTTATGCACAAGCTTGCAGACGACACTGGAACTGCGTTGCTTCTTATTACTCATGACCTCGGATTGGTGGCAGAAAACGCTGACGATGTCGTTGTAATGTACAGCGGACGAGTCGTAGAACAAGCAAGCACTGTAGAACTTTTCAACAAGCCTCTCCACCCATATACTCAAGGGCTCATCCGATCCATCCCGACCATTCCTCAGAAAGGAACTCCCATCCATAGAGGAATGCTAGAAACAATCCCCGGAGTAGTCGCACCTCTCTATGCTCAGCCCACAGGCTGTCGTTTCAACGAACGTTGCAAACACACATTCGACAAGTGCAGAAAGCAAGAGCCGCCATTACTCAAGCCGGAAGGAAAACGAGAAGTCCGCTGCTGGTTATACGAGTAG
- a CDS encoding FeoA family protein produces the protein MPCCKRKHKLNSLPAGCKARIKGFCSEPKLRGRLCALGLTPGTVVEVCAPCSFRVKDCLLTLGDDIACSLECEPLENEQIQERTQTVGTL, from the coding sequence ATGCCATGTTGTAAACGCAAGCATAAATTGAATTCTTTACCTGCTGGTTGCAAAGCTCGAATTAAAGGTTTTTGTTCTGAGCCGAAGCTGAGAGGTAGACTCTGCGCGCTGGGTTTAACTCCGGGCACGGTTGTTGAAGTATGTGCACCGTGCAGCTTTAGAGTAAAGGATTGTCTGCTCACTTTGGGTGATGACATTGCATGTAGCTTGGAATGTGAACCTTTAGAGAACGAACAGATTCAAGAGCGTACACAGACTGTGGGCACACTATAG
- a CDS encoding FeoB-associated Cys-rich membrane protein: MMDAIIVAAIIAVAAGYLIRRFMKKGASGGCGCGSDCGGCSSSNGSISKDIKSSCDCSSHKEQ; this comes from the coding sequence ATGATGGATGCTATTATTGTTGCAGCGATAATCGCTGTTGCAGCTGGTTATCTTATTCGCCGTTTCATGAAGAAAGGTGCATCCGGAGGCTGTGGTTGCGGAAGCGATTGCGGAGGATGCAGTTCATCAAACGGTTCTATTTCGAAAGATATTAAATCAAGCTGCGATTGCTCTTCACACAAAGAGCAATAA
- a CDS encoding FeoA family protein gives MSNAMPMRELKVGEKAKVVAITAIGELGRRIRDMGLVPGAELEVVGRAPLKDPVALRLTGFTLSLRNNEADYIAVERV, from the coding sequence ATGTCGAATGCAATGCCTATGCGGGAATTAAAAGTAGGGGAAAAGGCTAAAGTGGTTGCAATTACTGCAATTGGAGAGCTCGGTCGTCGAATTCGTGATATGGGACTTGTTCCTGGAGCTGAGCTTGAGGTTGTGGGGCGTGCACCATTGAAGGATCCAGTTGCGCTGCGTCTTACTGGCTTTACACTTTCCCTGCGTAATAATGAAGCTGACTACATTGCTGTAGAACGCGTCTAA
- the feoB gene encoding ferrous iron transport protein B — MSKEIKVALAGNPNSGKTTAFNAITGARQHVGNYPGITVDKKEGFTTVGDSKIHLIDLPGTYSLTAYTMEEIVARNVVADQRPDVVIDVLNAGALERNLYLAIQLMEMGAPLVLALNMMDEANKQGMKIDIDLLSDLLNVPVVETVARTGDGIPSLLDATIKCAAENQGKKWEPLLISYGPDLDPALDKLVALIEKNSVLTDRYPSRWTAIKYLESDEEIIQLGRETSAVSAELEQIVKSVAKHLESTLATYPEAVIADYRYGYITSLIRQGVVTRLDSAADRVVVSDKIDSVITHRFLGPLIMFSIMYLIYQITFTFSEVPVGWFESFFGWIGGVAEANMADGLLKSLVISGIIDGVGGVMGFVPLIMFMFLQIAVLEDSGYMARVAYMLDRVFRFFGLHGCSVMPFIVSGGIAGGCAVPGVMAARTLRSPKEKLATLITAPFMACGAKLPVFLLFVGVFFEENQAMVMFLLTMAAWACALIVSKILRHTVIKGESTPFVMELPPYRFPTMRGLFIHTWERTWQYIKKAGTVILAISVLIWAAMTFPNLPAEQVAAFDAQKTVVQEQIDSATATGSPVAELEEKLQIVENAEAEATLKNSYAGTIGVALEPVMSPAGFDWRTNIALVGGFAAKEVIVSTLGTAYSLGDVDPEDAAPLAERIAQDPNWTPSTAIAFLLFVLLYAPCFVTVVAIKQEANSWKWAIFSVVFNTGLAYAVAVSVVQIGKLL; from the coding sequence ATGTCTAAAGAGATTAAAGTTGCTCTTGCCGGTAACCCTAACTCCGGTAAGACGACAGCGTTTAACGCTATTACTGGTGCGCGTCAGCATGTAGGTAACTATCCGGGTATTACTGTTGATAAGAAAGAAGGTTTCACCACTGTTGGTGACAGCAAAATTCACCTTATCGACCTTCCGGGAACTTACTCCCTTACTGCGTACACAATGGAAGAAATTGTAGCGCGTAACGTTGTTGCTGATCAGCGTCCGGATGTTGTTATTGATGTTCTCAACGCTGGCGCTCTTGAACGTAACCTTTACCTTGCAATCCAGTTGATGGAAATGGGTGCTCCGCTTGTTCTTGCTCTGAACATGATGGATGAAGCAAACAAGCAAGGTATGAAGATTGATATTGATCTGCTTTCTGATCTGCTGAACGTGCCGGTTGTTGAAACTGTTGCACGTACCGGTGATGGTATTCCGAGTTTGCTGGATGCCACCATTAAATGCGCAGCTGAGAATCAGGGTAAGAAGTGGGAGCCTCTTTTAATCTCCTACGGTCCAGACCTTGATCCGGCTTTAGATAAGTTGGTTGCTCTTATTGAAAAGAACAGCGTTCTTACTGACCGTTATCCATCCCGTTGGACAGCTATTAAGTATCTTGAAAGTGATGAAGAAATTATTCAGCTTGGTCGTGAAACCAGCGCTGTTTCTGCAGAACTCGAACAGATAGTTAAAAGTGTAGCAAAACATCTGGAAAGCACTCTCGCAACATATCCTGAAGCTGTTATTGCGGATTACCGCTACGGCTATATTACTTCCCTTATTCGTCAGGGTGTTGTGACTCGTCTTGATTCAGCTGCAGATCGCGTTGTTGTCTCAGACAAAATTGATAGTGTTATTACACATCGATTCCTTGGCCCGCTCATTATGTTCAGTATTATGTACTTGATTTATCAGATTACATTTACTTTTAGTGAAGTGCCTGTTGGCTGGTTTGAAAGTTTCTTTGGCTGGATTGGCGGAGTTGCAGAAGCCAACATGGCTGACGGCTTACTTAAATCTTTGGTTATTTCCGGCATTATTGATGGTGTGGGCGGCGTAATGGGCTTTGTTCCGCTTATTATGTTTATGTTCCTCCAGATCGCAGTTCTCGAAGATTCCGGTTACATGGCGCGTGTTGCATACATGCTTGACCGCGTCTTCCGTTTCTTCGGTTTGCACGGTTGTTCCGTAATGCCTTTCATCGTATCTGGCGGTATCGCAGGTGGTTGTGCTGTTCCGGGTGTAATGGCTGCACGTACCTTACGTAGCCCTAAAGAGAAGCTTGCTACGCTTATCACTGCTCCTTTCATGGCTTGCGGTGCTAAGCTTCCAGTATTCCTTCTCTTTGTAGGCGTATTTTTTGAAGAAAATCAGGCGATGGTCATGTTCCTGCTCACTATGGCAGCATGGGCTTGTGCCTTGATTGTTTCAAAAATTCTTCGTCATACCGTTATTAAAGGTGAATCTACTCCGTTCGTAATGGAACTTCCTCCGTACCGCTTCCCAACTATGCGTGGCCTTTTCATTCACACTTGGGAACGTACATGGCAGTACATTAAGAAAGCCGGTACCGTAATTCTTGCTATCTCCGTTCTTATCTGGGCAGCAATGACTTTCCCGAACCTTCCGGCAGAACAGGTTGCAGCATTTGATGCGCAGAAGACTGTTGTTCAGGAACAGATTGATTCTGCTACCGCTACAGGTTCACCAGTTGCAGAGCTTGAAGAAAAACTTCAGATTGTTGAAAACGCAGAAGCTGAAGCAACCCTTAAAAACTCTTACGCAGGTACAATCGGTGTTGCACTGGAACCTGTAATGAGTCCGGCTGGCTTTGACTGGCGTACAAACATTGCGCTTGTAGGTGGTTTCGCAGCGAAAGAAGTTATCGTATCTACTCTTGGTACTGCGTACTCTCTCGGTGATGTTGATCCGGAAGATGCAGCACCGCTTGCGGAACGTATTGCACAGGACCCTAACTGGACTCCTAGTACTGCAATCGCATTCCTCCTCTTTGTACTTCTTTACGCACC